The following is a genomic window from Synechococcus sp. JA-2-3B'a(2-13).
CAACAAGGTGATTGGGGAGGTACAGGCCGGGCTGCGCAGCGGCGGCAGCATCGATCTCATCTGGATCAATGGCAACAACTTCCGCACCCTCAAGCAGGGGAATTTGCTCTACGGCCCCTTTGCTGAGAAATTGCCCAGCTTGACCTTCTATGATCCCGCCGATATTGCAACGGATTTTGGCCTGCCCACCGAGGGCTATTCTGCACCCTACACCGGCAACTACTTTTTAATGGCCTATGATGCCGAACGGGTACCCAATCCCCCCCAGAGCCACGCCGAACTGTTGGCTTGGGCAGAGGCCAATCCAGGGCGATTTACCTACGTGGCCCCGCCGGATTTTCATGGCAGCCGCTTTTTGTTGAGCGCCTTCTACGGCGTGACCGGGGGCTATGCTCAATACAGCGGGCCGGACTTCGATGCCGATCTCTGGGCGCGACAATCCCCTGCCCTGGTGGAATACCTGAGAAAGCTGGATCCCTTCCTGTGGAGACAGGGCCAAACCTACCCGCCCACCTTTGCCCGCCTGGCGGAGCTTTTTGCCAACGGCGAAGTGTGGCTCATCCCCACCTTTATCGATCAGGTGATCTTGCGCAAGGGCAACGGCCAATTTCCCCCCAGCACCACCCCCTATGGGATCCCGGGCACCAGCTTGATCGATCCCTCGTTCACGGCCATTCCCATCAATGCGGCCAATCCTTGGGGGGCAATGGTCCTGGCAGAGGTCTTGGCCAGCCCGGAGGGGCAGCTGGAAAAGTTCAAGCCGGAGGTCTGGGGGGATCTGCCGCTCATCGATGTCAGCCGGTTGTCTGCCGACTACCAAACAGCTTTTGCCCAGCTGGAGGCTGCTGCCGGGATCCCCATTCAAGAGGCCATTGCCGGGGCAGTGCCCATCGTGAACTCCGAATACACGGTGCAACTGGAGGCCCTCTGGCAGCAACAAGTCTTGCCGGGATAGGGGTCAGGTATGCCCCTCACCCCCAGCCTCTTTCCAAAAGGGGAGGTCTTCTGACATTGGGGGTGGGCCGGGCAATGGCGGAGCAGGATCCTCACCTTGGGGCAACCAAACTTGGAAATGCGTCCATCCATCCGAGCTGTTGACGGAGATATTCCCCCCCATATGCTCCACCAGTTGCTTCACCAAAGCCAGCCCCAGGCCGGTGCCGCCGTGCTTCCAGCGATCCGATTGCGGGATCCGGTAAAACTTTTCAAAGATGCGGGGCAGCTCTGCTGTTGGGATCTCGCTGCTGTTGCTGCAGACGAAGAGGATCCCCTCTCCTTCTGAGACAGCCCGCAGGTGGATGGATCCCTCGGGGGCCGTGTACTTGATGGCGTTGTGCAGCAGCTCGCGCAGAATGCGCCCCAAGCAGGTGGGGTCGGCCCAAAGCGAGGGGATCCCTGCCTCCAGGTGCAGTTGCAGGTGTTGATGTTTGGCTTGGGCCAAAGGCTGAGCCCCGGCCAGCAAATCTTGTAAATACCGCGGCAGAAAAATATTCTCTGGTTGCAGCAGATACGTCCCGGCTCCCAGCCGTCGCATATCCAGCAGGTCGTTGATGAGCTCGATTTGCCGGTTGCACTCTTTCAGGGCAATGGTGAAGTAGTGCCGCTGTTTCTCGGGGTTATCGCGGGTCATTTGCAGCATTTGCAAGGCCATGCGCACATTGGTCATGGGGGTGCGCAGCTCGTGCGAGACGGTGCTGAGGAAATCATCCTTCAGCAAATTCAGCCGCTCCAATTCCTTCACCTGCGCTTGGGCTGCTTGGTACAGACGGGCTTGGCGAATGGCCAGGGCACACAAGTTGGCCACCTGATAGGCCAGTTGAATCTCGTCTTCGGAAAACTCTTGCTCCGGCAGCCGCTCCAACAGCAAAGCTCCCAGCCGCTTCTCTTTGTCCCAAAGGGTGCAGACCAGCAGCCGCACCCAGCGTCCTTCCTTCCGACAACAGCAGTGGATTTTCCATTTCTGCTGTGAGGAAGAATGGGACTGCAGCAGGCGCAAGAACTCCGGGTCGCTGGCGTAGTCTGGCCCATGCAAGGGATCCGCCCCGCCATCTTGAGCCACGTCAGAAGAGAGAGAGGGGGAGTAGCAGTAGCCAGGGATCCAGGTTGACCCATCTTCTAAAAGCAGCAGGACTTGGCAGCAGGTTAGGCCTAGTGCCTCGGCAAGGGCTCTGACCACTTCTTCAAGAATTTCCCCCTCGTTTAGGCTGACCACCATCCGGCTGCTGATGGCGCGCAGCACCCCCTCAAAATGCAAGGCCTGCTGCAGCTTGGCCGTGCGCAGCTCCACCTGGGCTTCCAGCTCCCGGTTGAGGGCTTGCAACTGTTGTTCTGCCCGCTTTTGCTCGGTGATCTCCCGCCCCACCGACAGGATCTCCACCAAGCGGCCTTGGCTGTCGAAAATGCCCCGATCCACCCAGCTAATCCAGCGGGACTGGCCGTTTTCTCCGGGATACTCCCGCTCGCTGCAGTAGAAAGGATGCTCAGGCGTGAGAGCAGCAAAAGCTTGCAACACCTTAGCCTGCTCTTCTTCCGGCAGCCGATCCCGCCAAGGTTGGCCCACCACCTCCTCTGCCCGCCGACCGAAGAAGCGCAAATAGGCAGGATTGACATAGGTGATGCAGGTATCGGGCCGAAAGCGACAAATGAGCTCCGTCTGCTGTTCCACCACGGCGCGGTATTCTTGCTGCTGCTGCCAGAGACGATCCAGCAGGGCCTGCTGAGCTGCTGCCGCCTGCTGCCAGGCTTTGGTTAGCGTCTGCACCTCCTGGATGGGGCCGGGATCCAAAGGAGGCCAGGGCTGGAAACCGCTGTGTATAAATTGCTCGGCTACTTGGGTGAGGCGGCGCAGGGGACGCAAGAGGGCTTCGCCGAGGAGGATCCCTGTCCCCAGCATGCTCAGCAATAGCCCACCCCCCAGCAGCGCAGCCTGTTGGGCGCTCCGACGGACTTCGGCCAGAAGGGTTGCCTCTGGGATCCCATGCACAAAATAAAAGCCCAGCCTCCCTTCACTCTGAACGGACTCCACCTCCACCCAGTAAGGGATCCCTCCGACCTTGAGGCGCAGCGAATCTTGGGAAGAGGCCGTCCCCCAGGAGCCCACCTGCTCTTGCACGGCCACCAGCAGCGGGTGGGGAGCAGGCCCCGCCGTACTGGCCACCACTTGCCCCTCTTCGTCCAGCAGAAAGCTCACCCCCACAGCAGAGCTGCCTTGTACTCGTTCCAGAAAAGCCTGAAGCTGCTGAATGGACAGGGAAGCCAATAAGCTGCCGTAAACCCGCCCCCCCGAGTCGGTCAGGGATAGGGACGTCAGGATCAGCCGCTCTGGATCCTGGGCAGGAAGCTCCGCAAAAAATCGGGTTACCACCCAAGTGTCGCGGATCCCTTCCGACTGCAGGAGCTGGGGAAACCAGAACAACCGCCTCAAATCCACAAAGCCTAACTGCCTCCTCAGGCCAGTGGGATCCCCTGTCTCTGGATCCCGTTGGCAGCCCTGGACGGATCCTGGCAGCAGGCTGGGGGTGTGGTAAGTCCAAATCGACCCATCGGCGTGACGGCGGGCGGTAACAAATCCCCCCTGAGCAGAGACAAAGCCGATATAGCTGAGCTCAGGAAATGGCTGCAACTGGCGGGCAAAGTGAGCTTCCAGCACCTCTAGATCGGCTGGGCTGGGGGTCGTCAAATCGGGCAGCAGCCCCCCCCTCACTGCCCCTTGATTGAGGGCATTGATCTGAAGGGGAATTTGCAAATATCTGGCGAGGTGCTCTTCGGTGCGGTCGGTAACTTCCCGCCTCAGTTGCTCCGTCAAGCGCAGCGCCAGGTGTCGCCCGCCCTGCCAGGAGAGATAGGCCACTCCCCCCACTCCCCCTGCTACTGAGAGCACTAGGGGCAGCAGCAACGCCACCCGCAAAGGAATGGAGCGGAAAGGCCAACGGGATCGCACTTCAGAAGAACCAGAGAAAAACAGCATGGGATCCCTCACAGAACCTCAGGCTTGGGGAGGTTCCAAAGCCCGCTGCAGAGTGCCAAGGCCGATCTCGGCCGCAATAGCCAGAAGGGCCACTGGAACCGCCCCCACCAGCAAGATGGCGTTGTCGTAGAGGGCAAACCCTAGGGTAATGAAAGTACCCAGCCCTCCTGCGCCGATAAACGCTGCCAGAGTAGCACTGGCAATCACCTCAATGGTAGCCGTTTTAACACCGGCCAAGATCACCGGCAAGGCCAAAGGGATCTCCACGTGCCGCAGTACCTGGCCAGGAGTCATGCCCATGCTCAGGGCAGCTTCCCGTAGGGCCGGCTCAAGGCTGCGGAAGGCCACATCCGTGCTGATCAGAATGGGGGGCAAAGCCAGGAGGGTTAGCGCGACGACTGCCGAACGGAAGCTGAGGCCGAAATAGGGGATGGCCAAAAACAAAATGGCCAAACTGGGGATCACCCGCAGGCTGCTGAACGCATTGATCACCACCAGAGAAAGCATCTGGGAGCGGGAGCTGAAAAAGCCCAGCGGCAAACCCAACAGCAGCCCCATTCCCAAAGGCACCGCCACCAGTTGCAGGTGTTGGACGAAAGCTTGAAACAGCATGTCGCTGTGGTTCTGGGCGTAGGCCAGGGAGCGGGCCAAAAGGCTCATCAAAGGTGCGCAGATGACCGAGGGATCCAAGACAAGCCCCAGTGTAGCGCCGGCAGGCGATCTTGACAGTGCGGAATAGTGCAGAGCGGGGATTTAGCACCAATCAGGGAGATGGGGTCACTCCAATTTCGGTCTCCGACCTGCTAACGCGGTGCAATCAACCTCAACTTTCTCCCAAGGATTAGAACCCACAGCGCCGCCTGCCGACAAAAATAACCATCTGTTTCACTGCCCATCTGAGTTGCCATCTCTATCCTGCTGATCTTTCTCAATCTTGTCTGGATCCCTGTTTGGGGGGTGGTTGGCTTCTCGCTCTTGCAAACGGCGGATTTGGGAGCGCACCTGCAGAGCAATCTGTAAAGCAGCCTCCAGGATTCGCCCCTGTTCGCTGGCCTGCTCGCTCACCTGCAGAGCTGTCAAAGCTGCCAAGTTATCGCCGAAGAACTCGCTCTGCTGCTCGATCAGGTCTTCGTTTTGCCGCAAGATCCGTTCGGTTTTCAAGGCGCGAATGAGATCGGCCCGGGTCAGCTTCAGGGCTTCGATCACCTCAGCCCTCTGGGCCAGCTTCACCTCGGGGTTGCCCGCTTCCACCAACTGGTCGTTGACGTGGATGGCCTGGATGATTCGGTTGTAGCGATCCACTTCCCCCAGCAAGTTCAACAGCAGCGGCATGCGACGGCTGCGGAAAATCCAATAGGCTTGGCCCAGAGCGGCAATAGCCGCCAGGATCCCCCATTCCACCAGCCAAGTGCCCCAAGTGGCCTGTAGGCCAGGGATCCAAATCCGCCCCACCAGGGTAAGTAGGGATCCCCCTGTCCAGAAGGTCAAGAAACGCAAGAACAAGTCCAGCGTCACCAGCAAGCGTAGGAGATCCCAGAAAGCGGAGAACTGGCGCAGACGGTCTTTAAAACGACGAACGGGCCGAGGCCGATACAACCAAGCCACCGGCACTTGAGAGAGGCTTTGAACTTGAGCTGGGGAGATGATCAGCTCTTGTAAGTCCCGCTGCATCGCCATTTGCTCTGCTGAGGCTGGGAAGTTTTCCCATTGTACTTGCGACCTTGAGCAGCTTGGGCTTGCTCAGGGATCCCTTCCAGAAGGGAAGCTGCCTGGCCAAGTCTCGATAGAATGGGGTTCGCTGGGCTGTTTGCGTCTTCACGCCCTCGTGCTCACGTTGTAGGGCAACAGTGAGACACAAGACAGCTCGTCAAACGCAAAGGAGAAGAGCAGGGTGACCAGCCAATTGCGCCAACTGAAGGCCCATCTCGCTGAACCGGAAAACTTTGCCCCCTACGGACAGGTCATTTGCCCCACTCCCGATCACAAACCCTTCGACAGTCAAGATGCTCAGTTGTTCTTGAATCAAGGGCAGCCCCGCTTTTACATCATGCGCTTGCCTCGCCGCGGCCTCAAGTTTACTCAGATCACCCACCACATCCGCTGCACCCAGTGCCTGGGATCCCTCAATGGCAAGGAGTGGTTTATTGGTGTTGCACCCCCTGCCGATGAGCTGCACGTGGATCAGATTCAAGCCTTTCGGGTGCCTGGGGATCGCTTTATCAAACTGGAGATGGGTACCTGGCATGCCGGCCCCTATTTTGACCACGAAGAGTTCATCGATTTCTACAACTTGGAGCTGGCCGACACCAACATCACCGATCACGAAACCATAAACTTACTCCAAACCTACAACCTGGAGTTCCAGATCACCCCCTGACAAGCTTTTGGGGATCCCTTATCAATCGGGCAAAAAGCAGCATTGATCACAGCAATCTTTCGCTTGAGCGCAAGAAGAGCATGCCTCTAACCCCCAAAACCCTGAACTTTGCTGAATTTACTGAGCTTTAGGCGGTTTGGCAAAAGTCATTGAGAGGGATATAGTAGACCAAGTTTCCCCCTGATCCTTGAGTCCACCGCAACGGTTGCCGGGAAGTGAAGGGGGAAAGCGCTCGGGGGGTATTCCTCAGGGCTTTGCGGGATACCGCCTTCCTGTTTGGACTCCGTCCCGCTGACGCGAACAGAGATAGGCAGGATGCGATCGCTTCTTTCCTGAACCATGTTCAGGAGAGTTCAGCGTGAATGTATCAGTTGTGGGGATCCGTACTCCACTATGGGTGGAGAGAAAAAGTGGGCTTGGATCCCAGTCCTAGTGGATGTAGCCGACTTGGGTGAGCGTTCCTTGACTTGGGCTTAAGTTATACCCTTGTCGCCATGGATCTTGGTGCTGTAACCCACCTGGCCAGGTGATAGAACAGGATCAAACCCAGCAGCATTTGGGAGGTTTGTTGTCATGGCTACGTTGCAACCCAAAGTGACCCACCAGCTTTTGGCGGCCTTAGCCCTGTTTGCCTGTCTGGGCTTGTTGCCTGCTTGTGGCGAGAGCAGCAGCAGCACCGTCAGCCCCCCCAGCATCACCCCCACCCCCACCGGCTCATAATTCGGCTGGTTTTTGCATGCCCTTGCAGCGGTTGCCCAAGTTGGTTCAGCTTTGGGCTTTGAGGATCGTGGGGATCTTTTGTCTTTGTCTGCTGGCGGCCTGTGGAGGATCCCCTACCTCGATGGAGCCACCGCGGGCAGGGGAAGTGCCGATTGCCAGCTTCCTGTGCCGGTTGGATCGCCAGACCCGCAGCTTCACGGGGCCTATTTACGCCGAACAGCCCCAGGTTGCCACCTGCAACCCCGGTCGCCTTACGCCTGCAGCAGCCCAAAAGATGATGGATCGGCTGAATTTTCTACGGCTGTTGCACCAGTTACCGCCGGTGAAGCTCAATCCTCAGTTCCTAGAAGCCGCCCAGCAAGCGGCCTTGATGCAGGTAGCCAATGGTACTCTCAGCCACCAGCCGCCCCCTTCTTGGCGCTGCTTTACCCCTGCTGGGGAGGCGGGATCCCGCTTCAGCAACCTGGCGGTTGGGCCCATCCTAGAGCTGAACGGCCCCGATCCAGGCCGGGTGTTGGCGCGGCAGGTGGACATCTATTTTGCCGAGCCAGGTCGAGAAAACTTTGTGGATGTGGGGCATCGCCGCTGGAACCTGTATCCTCAGTACGCCCAGGGGGCCTACGGCATTGTCTTTGACCCACGGGCTGGACGGGTGACCCAGGCCAACGCCAACTGGATCTTCGGTTTTGACGAGTCGGTGCCAGATCCAGAGTTCATCGCCTTCCCGGAGAAAGACGGCTACCTCTACCGCCTAGAAGGGTTTTCCGGCCAGCCCCTGTCTGCCTACCGCTGGTCTTTCTCGGTGCCCAGCCGTGGCGGCAAGGCTGATCTCAGCCAAGCCCAAGTCCGCATCACCGATGCCCTCAGCGGCGAGCCGGTGCCTGTTGGAGATCTCCGCGTGGGGGATCCCGCCTTTGGCCTGGAAACTTTGACCTACTCCGTGGGTTCGATCCAGCCCAATCGCAACTACACCTTTGAAATTAGCGGCATTCGCCTCAACGGTGGCCCCCCCCGCAGTTACCGCTACACCACCGCTCTCTACGACTGCGATCCCCAAACTTCCCAACGGCCCGCACCCCTCACCGAAGGGCTGGGGATCCCGCCCCGTCTGCTCTGGCAGAGGGAGCCTTTCAACTCTTTCAACCCTCTCAACTAGCTTTTCCTCACCCCCAGCCCCTTTCCCAAAGGGGAGAGAGGAGTCTGCTGCTCCTGGAAGCTTGACTTTATGCATAAAGCGCAATTCGAGAATGACAAAACTGCATAACCTGTTACAGAGTGTAACTGCCAATACCAAAGTTAACAGTTCGTCATCGCTAGAGTAGCCAGTGTTCACCCCACAGCAGCGATCATGGCGAACCAATTTGAACGCCTCAAAAGCGAAAAGGATGGGCTGGCGGTCAAGGCCGAGCTGGAGGCGTTTGCCCGGATGGGTTGGGAGAACATTCCTGAAGACGACCGGGATCACCGCCTCAAGTGGCTGGGGATCTTCTTTCGCAAGCGCACCCCAGGTCAGTTCATGCTGCGGCTGCGCCTGCCCAATGGGATCCTAACCAGCGGCCAAATGCGGATGTTGGGCGCAATCATCCACCCCTATGGAGAACAGGGCGTAGCCGACATCACCACCCGGCAGAACCTGCAACTGCGGGGCATCCCCATCGAGGAAATGCCCCAGATCCTGGGCTACCTGAAAGAGGTAGGCCTGACCAGCATCCAGTCGGGCATGGACAACGTGCGCAACATCACGGGATCCCCTCTGGCCGGTATTGACCCGGACGAGCTGATCGATGTGCGCGGTCTCACCCGCAAGGTGCAGGACATGATCACCAACAACGGCGAGGGCAACCCTTCCTTCAGCAACCTGCCGCGCAAGTTCAACATCGCCATCTGCGGTTGTCGCGACAACTCCGTGCATGCGGAGATCAACGACCTGGCCTTTGTGCCCGCCTTCAAAAATGGCCGCCTGGGCTTCAACGTCCTGGTGGGCGGCTTTTTCTCGGCTCGCCGCTGCGCCGAGGCAATTGGCCTAGATGTCTGGGTGGATCCCCGCGATGTGGTTCCTCTGTGCGAGGCGGTGCTGCTGGTCTACCGGGATCACGGCCTGCGGGCCAACCGGCAAAAGGCGCGGTTGATGTGGCTCATTGACGAGTGGGGCCTAGAGAAGTTCCGGGCGGCTGTGGAGCGCCAGACTGGCCACCCTCTGCTCAGGGCAGCGGAAAAAGATGAGGTGGTCTGGCACAAGCGGGATCTGCTGGGGGTGCATGCCCAGAAGCAGCCGGGCCTCAACTTTGTCGGCCTGCACGTGCCTGTGGGGCGGCTCAACGCCCTGGAGATGATGGAGCTGGCCCGCTTGGCGGAGGTGTACGGCTCCGGGGAGCTGCGGCTGACGGTGGAGCAGAACGTGCTCATCCCCAATGTGCCCGACTCCCGAGTGGCCCCGCTCCTCAAAGAGCCGCTCTTGAAGAAGTTCTCCCCCAACCCAGGGCCCTTGCAGCGGGGGTTGGTGTCCTGTACGGGCAACCAGTTCTGCAACTTTGCCCTTATCGAGACCAAAAACCGGGCTGTGGCCTTGATGGAGGAGCTGGAGGCGGAGCTGGAGATCCCCCAAACGGTGCGCATCCACTGGACGGGCTGCCCCAACTCCTGCGGCCAACCCCAAGTAGCCGATATCGGCCTTATGGGCACCACTGCTCGCAAGGACGGCAGGGTGGTGGAGGCCGTGGACATCTACATGGGGGGAGAGGTGGGCAAAGACGCCAAGCTGGGCGAATGCGTGCGCAAAGGGATCCCTTGCGAAGACCTCAAGCCGGTCTTGGTGGAGTTGCTCAGGGAGCACTTTGGGGCCAGGCCGCGTCAGCATCCGTCCGCCGCCCAGGCTTCTGTTTTGGTAACCCGCTAGCGGTTCTGTTGCCGTCCTGAAAGTTTTTCTTTCTTCGTCGTTGTAAATCTTGGAGGTTTCGATGTCTAAGCTGTTCAGCACTTCCTCTCCCGTCTCCCGTCGGCAATTTTTGGCCGGGGTGGCTGCTCTCACGGCTGGGGCGGCCACGGCTGGGATCCCGCGCGCCCAATCGCAATCCTTGGGCAAAGGCTACTGGGTGGCGCAGGCCGATACTCCCGAAACCACCAGCGCCAAGCTGGGGTTCATCGCTCTAACCGACGCGGCCCCCCTGATCATCGCCAAAGAGAAGGGGTTTTTCGACAAGTACGGCATGAAAGATGTGGAGGTGGTCAAGCAGGCCTCTTGGGGCACCACCCGCGACAACTTGGTGCTGGGATCCGCCGCCGGCGGCATCGATGGGGCACACATCCTCACCCCCATGCCCTACCTCATCACCACCGGCAAAGTTACCGATGGCAAGCCGGTGCCTATGTACATTTTGGCCCGTCTCAATCTGGACGGTCAGGGCATTAGCATTTCCAACCAATATCGGGATTTGCAAATCGGCCTGGATAGTTCCCCCCTCAAGGCCAAGTTTGCCGAGGTCCGAGCTGCCGGCGGGGATCCCAAATGTGCAATGACCTTCCCTGGTGGCACCCACGACGTGTGGATGCGCTACTGGCTGGCCGCAGGCGGGATCGATCCCACTAGCGACGTCTCCATCATTGTGGTGCCGCCGCCGCAGATGGTGGCCAATATGAAATCCAGAACCATGGAAGCCTTCTGTGTGGGCGAGCCTTGGAATGCCCAGCTGGTGAACCAAAAAGAGGGGTATAGTGCCCTCACCACCGGCGAGCTGTGGAACGGCCACCCGGAAAAGGCCTTTGCCCTGCGGGCCGACTGGGTGGATGCGCACCCGAAAGCCACCCTTGCCCTGTTGAAAGCGGTGCTGGAAGCCCAGATCTGGTGCGACCAGATGGAAAACAAAGAGGAGATGTGTCGCATCATCGGCGACCGCCGCTGGCTGGGGGTTCCCGTGACCGATATCTTGGGCCGTTCTCGGGGCACTTTTGACTACGGCACCGGCAAGGTCGTTGAAAACAGCCCCCACCTGATGAAGTTCTGGCAGAACTACGCTTCCTACCCCTTCAAGAGCCACGATCTCTGGTTCTTGACCGAAAACATTCGCTGGGGTTACCTACCTGCCGACACCGATACCAAAGCCTTGGTGGAGCGGGTGAATCGGGAAGAACTCTGGCGGGAAGCTGCCAAAGCCATTGGCCAGGAGGCGGCCATTCCCCCCAGCCCTTCCCGAGGAGTGGAAACCTTCTTCGACGGGGTGCAGTTCGATCCCGAAAATCCTGCCGCCTACCTGGAGAAATTGGCGATTAAGAAGCTGGCCTAATTTCCCAACTTTCCCCAGCAAGTTAGCTGCAAACCCTCTGTCCAGGAGAGAAGGGATCCCCGAATCCCCACAAAGAGTGTTCAACTGAAACCCCTTCTCTCTTGGGATCCTCTTAAGTTGACTTCAACCTTACTCCCAGCAAGCCATGAGGATTTTCCACTCTGCCCTACAGTTGGGCTACCACCTCTTTCGGATCCTGCTTCCCCTACTGGTTGGCCTAGGCCACTGGCTGCTGAAAACCGGCCAAGGTTCTGTTCTTCAGTCCAGTACCGGAATCGGTTCCCCCGCCAGTTCTGCACCTTCTTCTGCTTGGCGGCAAAGAGTCCAAATCCACAAAGCGCTGCGTCGCATTCTGTTGCCCGCTACGGCCATTTTGCTCGTCCTGATTCTCTGGCAAATCATTTACAGCCGCCCCGGAGCCAACTTGCCCACCCCTCTCCAGGTTTGGCAGGACACCTGGGATCCCCTCATTAAAGATCCCTTTTTTGACTATGGCGGCAATGCCAAAGGGCTGTTCTGGCAAATTTGGGCCAGCTTGCGGCGGGTGTTCATTGGGTTTGCCCTGGCCGGCTTGGTGGGGGTTGTGGGCGGCATGATCATCGGGGTCAATCGCTGGCTGTACGAGGCTTTGGATCCCATTTTTCAGGTGCTGCGCACGGTGCCGCCTTTGGCCTGGCTGCCGATTTCTTTGGCTGCCTTTCGAGATGCCAACCCTTCCGCCATTTTCGTAATCTTCATTACGGCCCTCTGGCCCATTTTGATCAACACCGTTGTCGGCGTACAGCAGATCCCACAGGACTACCGCAACGTGGCCAGAATTGTGCGCATGTCCGGCTGGAAGTACTTTTTCAAAATCGTTTTCCCGGCAACTGTGCCCTATATTTTTACCGGCTTGCGCATTGGGGTGGGCTTGTCTTGGCTGGCCATTGTGGCAGCGGAAATGTTGATTGGCGGTGTGGG
Proteins encoded in this region:
- the ntrB gene encoding nitrate ABC transporter permease; amino-acid sequence: MRIFHSALQLGYHLFRILLPLLVGLGHWLLKTGQGSVLQSSTGIGSPASSAPSSAWRQRVQIHKALRRILLPATAILLVLILWQIIYSRPGANLPTPLQVWQDTWDPLIKDPFFDYGGNAKGLFWQIWASLRRVFIGFALAGLVGVVGGMIIGVNRWLYEALDPIFQVLRTVPPLAWLPISLAAFRDANPSAIFVIFITALWPILINTVVGVQQIPQDYRNVARIVRMSGWKYFFKIVFPATVPYIFTGLRIGVGLSWLAIVAAEMLIGGVGIGFFIWDAWNSSRISEIILALIYVGMVGLLLDRITAWIGSLVVAEDR